A single region of the Variovorax terrae genome encodes:
- a CDS encoding ABC transporter permease, giving the protein MKTSSWRLGWRTLWRDLRAGELRLLIVAVTLAVAALTAVGFFADRLKGGLQRDARQLLGGDAVVSSDNPTPQAFIDRARAQGLQGVTTIGFPTMGRASDAQGGASKLVALKVVEAGYPLRGNLSVASEPGLPGAATRDIPARGEAWIDAPLLDALDLKMGDSLLLGDAQLRIGRIIVVEPDRGAGFMSFAPRVMINRGDLDATHLVQPASRLTWRFAVAGPEREVRSFSLWATEQAKQPEVRGVRVESLEGGRPEMRQTLDRAEKFLNLVALLAALLSAVAVALAARGFAANHLDDCAMLRVLGQSQRTIALSYAFEFALIGLFASGLGVALGFAVHYVFVALLAGLVEAALPAASLWPVAFGLGIGLTLLFAFGLPPVLQLAQVPPLRVIRRDVGGLKPASLAVLGIGVAGFAALLVAVSSDLMLGLIAVGGFAAAVAVFASLSWLAVKLLRASVNEATAPRWLVLATRQISARPAYAVVQVSALAVGLLALVLLVLLRTDLISSWRQATPPDAPNRFVINVMPEQSDAFQRALRDGGVKKFDWYPMIRGRLVAVNGKTVTPDDYAEDRAKRLVDREFNLSNSAAQPPHNEIVAGRWAPEEAGAISVEEGIAKTLGLRLGDTLRFDIGGQQMDARITSLRKVDWGSMRANFFVIYPVSQLENVPATYLGAFKAPDTKGFDNALVRAFPNITNVDMTSTITQVQRVLDQVIRAVEFLFGFTLAAGLVVLFAAVTATREERAREFAIMRAVGARGSLLRQVQRAELAGVGLLAGFLASLVAMAVGWALARYAFEFTWTASPLVPVAGALAGAVLALAAGWWGLREVLRRPVVDTLRRAAE; this is encoded by the coding sequence ATGAAGACTTCCTCCTGGCGCCTGGGTTGGCGCACGCTGTGGCGCGACCTGCGCGCGGGCGAGTTGCGCCTGCTGATCGTGGCCGTGACATTGGCCGTGGCCGCGCTGACGGCGGTCGGCTTCTTTGCCGACCGGCTCAAGGGCGGCCTGCAGCGCGATGCGCGCCAGCTGCTGGGCGGCGACGCCGTGGTGTCCAGCGACAACCCGACACCGCAGGCCTTCATTGACCGCGCCCGCGCGCAGGGGCTGCAGGGCGTGACCACGATCGGTTTCCCCACCATGGGGCGGGCCAGCGATGCGCAGGGCGGCGCCAGCAAGCTGGTGGCGCTCAAGGTGGTGGAGGCCGGCTACCCGTTGCGCGGCAACCTGAGCGTGGCGTCCGAACCCGGCTTGCCCGGCGCGGCCACGCGCGACATCCCGGCGCGCGGCGAGGCCTGGATCGATGCGCCCCTGCTCGATGCCCTGGACCTGAAGATGGGCGACTCGCTGCTGCTGGGCGATGCGCAGTTGCGCATCGGCCGCATCATCGTGGTCGAACCCGACCGCGGCGCCGGCTTCATGAGCTTCGCGCCGCGCGTCATGATCAACCGTGGCGACCTGGACGCCACCCATCTGGTGCAGCCGGCAAGCCGCCTGACCTGGCGTTTTGCCGTGGCCGGCCCCGAGCGGGAGGTCAGGAGCTTTTCCCTGTGGGCGACGGAGCAGGCCAAGCAGCCCGAGGTGCGCGGCGTGCGCGTCGAGTCGCTGGAAGGCGGCCGCCCCGAGATGCGGCAGACGCTGGACCGCGCCGAGAAATTCCTCAACCTCGTGGCGCTGCTGGCGGCGCTGCTGAGCGCGGTGGCGGTGGCGCTGGCCGCGCGCGGCTTTGCGGCCAACCACCTGGACGATTGCGCCATGCTGCGCGTGCTGGGGCAGAGCCAGCGCACCATTGCGCTGAGCTATGCGTTCGAGTTCGCGCTGATCGGCCTGTTCGCCAGCGGCCTGGGCGTGGCGCTGGGCTTCGCCGTGCACTACGTGTTCGTGGCCTTGCTGGCCGGCCTCGTGGAGGCCGCGCTGCCGGCGGCGAGCCTGTGGCCGGTGGCGTTCGGCCTCGGCATCGGCCTCACGCTGCTGTTCGCCTTCGGCCTGCCGCCGGTGCTGCAGCTGGCCCAGGTGCCTCCGCTACGCGTGATCCGCCGCGACGTGGGCGGCCTCAAGCCCGCCTCGCTGGCGGTGCTGGGCATCGGCGTGGCCGGCTTTGCGGCGCTGCTGGTGGCCGTGAGCAGCGACCTGATGCTGGGCCTGATCGCCGTGGGCGGCTTTGCCGCGGCGGTGGCGGTGTTCGCCTCCCTGAGTTGGCTGGCGGTCAAGCTGCTGCGCGCGAGCGTCAACGAGGCCACGGCGCCGCGCTGGCTGGTGCTGGCCACGCGCCAGATCTCGGCGCGCCCGGCCTATGCGGTGGTGCAGGTCAGCGCGCTGGCGGTGGGCCTGCTGGCGCTGGTGCTGCTGGTGCTGCTGCGCACCGACCTCATCAGCAGTTGGCGCCAGGCCACGCCGCCCGATGCGCCGAACCGCTTCGTCATCAACGTGATGCCCGAGCAGAGCGATGCCTTCCAGCGGGCACTGCGCGACGGCGGCGTGAAGAAGTTCGACTGGTACCCGATGATCCGCGGCCGGCTGGTGGCCGTGAACGGCAAGACCGTCACGCCCGACGACTATGCCGAAGACCGCGCCAAGCGGCTGGTGGACCGCGAGTTCAACCTGTCGAACAGCGCCGCGCAGCCGCCGCACAACGAGATCGTGGCCGGCCGCTGGGCGCCGGAGGAGGCGGGCGCCATCAGCGTGGAGGAGGGCATTGCCAAGACGCTGGGCCTGCGCCTGGGCGACACGCTGCGCTTCGACATCGGCGGCCAGCAGATGGATGCCAGGATCACCTCGCTGCGCAAGGTGGACTGGGGCTCGATGCGCGCCAACTTCTTCGTGATCTACCCGGTGAGCCAGCTCGAGAACGTGCCCGCCACCTACCTGGGCGCGTTCAAGGCGCCCGACACCAAGGGCTTCGACAACGCCCTGGTGCGGGCTTTTCCCAACATCACCAATGTGGACATGACCAGCACCATTACCCAGGTGCAGCGCGTGCTCGACCAGGTGATTCGCGCCGTGGAGTTCCTGTTCGGCTTCACGCTGGCGGCCGGCCTGGTGGTGCTGTTCGCCGCCGTGACGGCCACGCGCGAGGAGCGCGCGAGAGAGTTCGCCATCATGCGCGCGGTCGGCGCCCGGGGCAGCCTGCTGCGCCAGGTGCAGCGCGCCGAACTGGCGGGCGTCGGCCTGCTGGCGGGTTTTCTGGCCAGCCTCGTGGCCATGGCGGTGGGCTGGGCCCTGGCCCGCTATGCCTTCGAGTTCACCTGGACCGCCTCGCCGCTGGTGCCCGTGGCGGGCGCGCTGGCGGGCGCCGTGCTGGCGCTAGCCGCCGGCTGGTGGGGCCTGCGCGAGGTGCTGCGCCGCCCCGTGGTGGACACCTTGCGGCGGGCCGCTGAATAA
- a CDS encoding group II truncated hemoglobin: MNLQEKPPFATPFEWIGGEERVRLLVDRFYDLMDLEPGYAALRAAHGSTLSNARQRLFWFLCGWLGGPQHYTERFGHPRLRARHLPFAIGIRERDQWLGCMDQAMGETGVDEALRARLRESFFQTADWMRNRGEHHEQAASA, translated from the coding sequence ATGAATCTGCAAGAAAAACCGCCTTTTGCCACGCCCTTCGAATGGATCGGGGGCGAAGAGCGCGTGCGCCTGCTGGTGGACCGCTTCTACGACCTCATGGACCTGGAGCCCGGCTACGCCGCCCTGCGCGCCGCGCACGGCAGCACGCTGAGCAACGCCCGCCAGCGCCTGTTCTGGTTCTTGTGCGGCTGGCTGGGCGGCCCGCAGCACTACACCGAGCGTTTCGGGCATCCGCGCCTGCGCGCGCGCCACCTGCCGTTTGCCATCGGCATCAGGGAGCGCGACCAGTGGCTGGGCTGCATGGACCAGGCCATGGGCGAAACCGGCGTGGACGAAGCGCTGCGCGCGCGGCTGCGCGAGAGCTTCTTCCAGACGGCGGACTGGATGCGCAACCGGGGCGAGCACCACGAGCAGGCCGCCAGCGCCTGA
- a CDS encoding DUF6502 family protein, protein MTARGAHLFFRESMREDDDPRGVTNDPSFLPGRSVDVQAQTVMRPLVTWLLRSGVGYAEFARALKPLFLECAQAELAQIGGKQTDSAISLLSGLHRKDVRELLARGPSEAAPELPSVGRSTPANEVVTRWLVSGWPEALPFVSPDPGLEPSFTELVRSVSRDTHPRSLLKELLRLGVAEEADGLVSLRRQAFVPDAKHEEARQLLAESVADHLAAGVHNLTAPGAKKFLEQSVFADGLSAESARALEQLANGLWRDVLKAMVEAAVPLCEKDEPRGGSHRIRLGMFCLSAPMQPAAADGPEAEPAAPAARSEGEGVAP, encoded by the coding sequence ATGACTGCCCGTGGCGCCCACCTCTTTTTTCGAGAATCCATGCGCGAAGACGACGATCCGCGGGGCGTGACCAACGACCCCTCTTTTCTTCCCGGCCGGTCCGTGGATGTGCAGGCGCAGACCGTGATGCGGCCGCTGGTGACCTGGCTGCTGCGCTCGGGCGTGGGCTACGCCGAATTTGCGCGAGCCCTGAAGCCGCTGTTCCTGGAATGTGCGCAGGCTGAGCTGGCCCAGATCGGCGGCAAACAGACGGACTCGGCGATCAGCCTGCTGTCGGGCCTGCACCGCAAGGACGTGCGGGAGCTGCTGGCCCGGGGGCCGTCCGAGGCTGCGCCGGAGCTGCCGTCCGTGGGACGTTCGACGCCGGCCAACGAGGTGGTGACGCGCTGGCTGGTCAGTGGCTGGCCGGAGGCGCTGCCTTTCGTCAGCCCCGACCCGGGGCTGGAGCCGTCTTTCACCGAGCTGGTCCGCTCCGTGTCGCGGGACACCCATCCCCGCTCCCTCCTGAAGGAGTTGCTGCGGCTGGGCGTGGCCGAGGAGGCCGACGGCCTGGTGAGCCTGCGGCGCCAGGCGTTCGTGCCCGATGCCAAGCACGAGGAGGCGCGCCAGCTGCTGGCCGAAAGCGTGGCCGACCACCTTGCCGCGGGCGTGCACAACCTCACGGCCCCTGGCGCCAAAAAATTCCTGGAGCAGAGCGTTTTCGCCGACGGATTGAGTGCCGAGTCGGCCCGGGCGCTGGAACAGCTGGCCAACGGCCTGTGGCGCGATGTGCTGAAGGCCATGGTCGAGGCGGCCGTGCCCCTGTGCGAAAAGGACGAGCCTCGGGGAGGCAGCCACCGCATCCGGCTCGGCATGTTCTGCCTGAGCGCGCCGATGCAGCCGGCCGCAGCCGATGGGCCGGAGGCTGAGCCGGCAGCGCCCGCTGCGCGGTCTGAGGGGGAAGGGGTGGCGCCATGA
- a CDS encoding type IV pilin protein produces MKTLCTHRPERGFTLIEVMIVVAVIGILSAIALPAYTDYIIRGRIPEATANLATKQVKMEQWFQDNKNYYATGTTSTCAIGASDTTSSKYFSFSCVVSSTAATYTVTATGTGSMNGFVYTVTQDGSKATPGVPAKWTSSTNCWITKKGGVC; encoded by the coding sequence ATGAAAACCCTTTGCACGCACCGACCCGAACGCGGCTTCACCCTGATCGAGGTGATGATCGTCGTGGCGGTGATCGGTATCCTGAGCGCGATCGCACTGCCGGCCTACACCGACTACATCATCCGCGGGCGGATTCCGGAGGCCACGGCGAATCTCGCGACCAAGCAGGTCAAGATGGAGCAGTGGTTCCAGGACAACAAGAACTACTACGCCACGGGCACCACGTCGACCTGTGCCATCGGCGCCTCGGACACCACCTCGAGCAAGTATTTCTCGTTCAGCTGCGTGGTGTCCTCCACGGCGGCGACCTACACCGTCACCGCCACGGGCACCGGCTCGATGAACGGCTTTGTGTACACCGTCACTCAGGACGGCAGCAAGGCAACCCCTGGCGTGCCGGCCAAATGGACCAGTTCCACCAACTGCTGGATCACCAAAAAGGGGGGCGTGTGCTGA
- a CDS encoding GspH/FimT family pseudopilin, giving the protein MDQFHQLLDHQKGGRVLTQPTRPIRAARRRAPSRGFSLIELMVGVTLLAIALTMAAPSFSEWIRNTQIRSTAESLQNGLQFARAEAVRRNTAVRFQLTSSLDNACVLSTTGTSWVVNLTSSTSPATQCATALSDSTTPFLLQLSPTVTTASSISMTASQSAVSFNGLGRQVATTNPALNVATLTIQVGSSQGSCLAGGGTLRCLNVMVMPAGQIRMCDPSLTSTTTNNDAMAC; this is encoded by the coding sequence ATGGACCAGTTCCACCAACTGCTGGATCACCAAAAAGGGGGGCGTGTGCTGACGCAGCCGACCCGGCCGATCCGAGCTGCGCGGCGGCGTGCGCCGTCGCGCGGTTTCAGCCTGATCGAGCTGATGGTGGGGGTGACGCTGCTGGCCATTGCGCTGACGATGGCGGCGCCGTCTTTTTCGGAGTGGATCAGGAACACGCAGATCCGAAGCACGGCGGAGTCCCTGCAGAATGGCCTGCAGTTCGCGCGGGCCGAAGCCGTGCGGCGCAATACGGCGGTGCGTTTCCAGTTGACCAGCTCCCTGGACAATGCCTGTGTCCTGTCCACCACAGGAACCTCCTGGGTCGTCAACCTGACCTCGTCGACCTCGCCGGCCACGCAGTGCGCCACCGCCTTGAGCGACAGCACCACCCCGTTTCTCCTGCAACTGAGCCCGACTGTCACGACCGCGTCGAGCATCAGCATGACGGCTTCGCAGTCGGCCGTCAGCTTCAACGGTCTGGGCCGCCAGGTGGCCACCACCAATCCGGCCCTCAACGTGGCAACGCTGACCATCCAGGTTGGTTCCTCCCAGGGGAGCTGCCTGGCGGGCGGGGGCACGCTGCGATGCCTGAACGTGATGGTCATGCCCGCAGGCCAGATCCGCATGTGCGATCCGAGCCTGACCAGCACCACCACCAACAACGATGCCATGGCCTGCTGA
- a CDS encoding type IV pilus modification PilV family protein, whose amino-acid sequence MKHMHAHAVRRSAFRQQAGIMLLEALAAILIFSVGILAVIGLQAASVKQAAAAEFRSIAALQANDLVSRMWISDHTAATLQTVYGSSGSGAGYASWLAHVKASGLPGVSSVSPTVVFGDGVTAPANQVTITVNWIAPGETTAHNYVVIAQVK is encoded by the coding sequence ATGAAGCACATGCACGCCCACGCCGTCCGCCGTTCTGCGTTTCGCCAGCAAGCCGGCATCATGCTGCTGGAGGCGCTGGCCGCGATCCTGATCTTCTCTGTGGGCATCCTCGCCGTGATCGGGCTGCAGGCGGCCTCGGTCAAGCAGGCCGCGGCGGCCGAGTTCCGCTCCATTGCAGCCTTGCAGGCCAACGATCTGGTCAGCCGCATGTGGATCAGCGACCACACCGCGGCCACGCTGCAGACAGTCTACGGTAGCAGCGGCTCCGGCGCGGGCTACGCCAGCTGGCTGGCTCATGTGAAGGCCTCGGGCCTGCCGGGCGTGTCGTCGGTGTCTCCGACGGTGGTCTTTGGCGATGGCGTGACGGCGCCGGCCAACCAGGTGACGATCACCGTCAACTGGATCGCGCCGGGAGAGACCACGGCGCACAACTATGTCGTCATCGCCCAGGTGAAGTAG
- a CDS encoding PilW family protein, whose translation MTSNPIRHPHRARGFSLIEIMVGLVIGMLAVVIIMQIFASSEASKRTTTGGDDAQINGTIALYGLERDIRASGYGLSTYNLLGCSLSYTPSGESAAVTLSAIAPTTINPATSLVPAGDASTDTLLVMYGNSNSPSEGDVMIAASTAGIYQVSVPAPPAFNAGDYVIAQVATRPSPCNLTRDKIASITGSSLAVSPGTAGMAINSIVYNLGPAPVVRAYAVRNGNLTVCDYMVYNCGSTSYTGTLNSAVWVPIASNIVSLRAQYGRDASTGATMLGAVSTYDQITPGSAADTSGLSVFCSWARALAVRVAVVARSAQYDKAMPTAAAPLWDGSTVNATSPTNPTAVTIDLTGNTSWQYYRYKPLQTTIPLRNSIWQGSQPSYQGGAGGC comes from the coding sequence TTGACTTCGAATCCCATTCGCCATCCGCACCGAGCCCGCGGCTTCAGCTTGATCGAGATCATGGTGGGCCTGGTGATCGGCATGCTGGCGGTCGTCATTATCATGCAGATCTTTGCCTCGTCGGAAGCCAGCAAGCGGACCACCACGGGCGGGGACGATGCGCAGATCAACGGCACGATCGCGCTTTATGGCCTGGAGCGCGACATCCGCGCGTCCGGCTACGGCCTGAGCACCTACAACCTGCTGGGCTGCAGCCTGAGCTACACACCGAGCGGCGAATCCGCGGCCGTCACGCTGAGCGCCATCGCCCCGACCACCATCAATCCCGCCACCAGCCTGGTGCCTGCGGGCGATGCCAGCACCGACACCCTGCTGGTGATGTATGGCAACTCCAACAGCCCGTCGGAGGGCGATGTGATGATCGCGGCCTCCACGGCCGGCATCTACCAGGTTTCGGTGCCGGCGCCGCCCGCCTTCAATGCGGGCGACTATGTGATTGCACAGGTGGCCACGCGCCCCTCACCCTGCAACCTGACGCGCGACAAGATCGCCAGCATCACGGGCTCCAGCCTTGCGGTGTCGCCGGGCACGGCCGGCATGGCGATCAACAGCATCGTCTACAACCTCGGCCCGGCGCCCGTGGTCCGGGCCTACGCCGTGCGCAACGGCAACCTGACCGTCTGCGACTACATGGTCTACAACTGCGGCAGCACCAGCTACACCGGCACCCTCAACTCGGCGGTATGGGTGCCGATCGCCAGCAACATCGTCAGCCTGCGCGCTCAGTATGGGCGCGATGCATCGACGGGTGCCACCATGCTCGGAGCCGTCAGCACCTACGATCAGATCACGCCCGGCAGCGCGGCCGACACCAGCGGCCTCAGCGTGTTCTGCAGCTGGGCGCGCGCGCTGGCGGTGCGCGTGGCGGTAGTGGCCCGCAGCGCGCAGTACGACAAGGCCATGCCGACCGCGGCGGCTCCGCTTTGGGACGGCTCCACCGTCAACGCGACCAGTCCGACCAACCCGACGGCGGTCACCATCGACCTGACCGGCAACACCAGCTGGCAGTACTACCGGTACAAGCCCCTGCAGACCACCATCCCCTTGCGCAATTCGATCTGGCAGGGCTCGCAGCCAAGCTACCAGGGGGGGGCCGGAGGATGCTGA
- a CDS encoding pilus assembly PilX family protein has translation MLIHRHAQARPGPVRRQGGVVLVLALIVLVALTMAAVALTRSVYTSNMIAGNLAFQQSATNSADAGVEAAVTWLQTNNGAASSTTATTCSTSVGSTVLACDQASYGYIAHRQDPASGTTWADFWTNTLTASGSNYSKTLPADSAGNTVSYVIQRMCTGAGDASNTSIDCSSSPTSSGGTCAGGSSCDAQRVNLFSTSQVYYRITVQVLGPRNTRSYVQAMVAM, from the coding sequence ATGCTGATCCATCGTCATGCGCAGGCAAGGCCCGGCCCGGTGCGCCGGCAGGGCGGCGTGGTGCTGGTGCTGGCCCTGATCGTGCTGGTGGCCCTGACGATGGCCGCCGTCGCCCTCACGCGCTCGGTCTACACCTCCAACATGATCGCGGGGAACCTGGCGTTCCAGCAGTCCGCTACCAACTCGGCCGATGCCGGCGTCGAGGCCGCGGTAACCTGGCTGCAGACCAACAATGGTGCCGCCAGCTCCACCACGGCAACCACCTGCAGCACCAGCGTCGGCAGCACGGTCCTGGCCTGCGACCAGGCCAGCTATGGCTACATTGCGCACCGGCAGGACCCCGCCAGCGGCACGACCTGGGCCGACTTCTGGACCAATACCCTGACGGCGAGCGGCAGCAACTATTCCAAGACACTGCCCGCCGACAGCGCCGGAAACACGGTGTCCTACGTCATCCAGCGCATGTGCACCGGTGCCGGCGATGCCAGCAACACCAGCATCGACTGTTCTTCCTCGCCTACATCGAGTGGCGGCACCTGCGCCGGCGGCAGCAGCTGCGACGCCCAGCGGGTCAACCTGTTTTCCACCAGCCAGGTGTATTACCGCATCACGGTGCAGGTGCTGGGGCCACGCAACACCCGGAGTTATGTGCAGGCCATGGTGGCCATGTAG